A single region of the Streptococcus sanguinis genome encodes:
- the asnS gene encoding asparagine--tRNA ligase → MSKKIVTIIDVKNYVGQEVTIGAWVANKSGKGKIAFLQLRDGSAFFQGVAFKPNFIEKFGEEEGLAKFDTIKKLSQETSVYVTGVVKEDERSKFGYELDITDIEIIGESNDYPITPKEHGTDFLMDNRHLWLRSRKQVAMMQIRNAIIYATYEFFDKNGFMKFDSPILSGNAAEDSTELFETDYFGTPAYLSQSGQLYLEAGAMALGRVFDFGPVFRAEKSKTRRHLTEFWMMDAEYSYLTHDESLDLQEAYVKALIQGVLDRAPQALETLERDVELLKRYIAEPFKRVSYDEAIDLLQAHENDEDADYEHLEHGDDFGSPHETWISNHFGVPTFVVNYPAAIKAFYMKPVPGNPDRVLCADLLAPEGYGEIIGGSMREEDYDALVAKMNDLGMDTTEYEFYLDLRKYGTVPHGGFGIGIERMVTFVAGTKHIREAIPFPRMLHRIKP, encoded by the coding sequence GTGTCAAAGAAAATCGTAACAATTATTGATGTGAAAAATTATGTTGGTCAAGAAGTGACCATTGGTGCTTGGGTTGCCAATAAGTCAGGTAAGGGTAAGATTGCTTTCTTGCAGTTGCGCGATGGCTCTGCCTTTTTCCAAGGGGTGGCCTTCAAGCCTAACTTCATCGAGAAATTTGGCGAAGAAGAAGGATTGGCGAAGTTTGATACGATTAAAAAGCTTAGCCAAGAAACTTCTGTCTATGTGACAGGGGTTGTCAAGGAAGACGAGCGCTCAAAATTTGGTTATGAGTTGGACATCACCGATATCGAAATCATCGGCGAGTCAAATGACTATCCAATCACGCCCAAAGAACATGGCACTGACTTCCTCATGGATAACCGTCATTTGTGGCTGCGTTCTCGTAAGCAAGTGGCAATGATGCAAATCCGCAATGCCATCATCTACGCTACCTATGAATTCTTTGACAAGAATGGCTTTATGAAGTTTGACAGCCCAATCTTGTCAGGAAATGCAGCAGAAGACTCAACTGAGCTCTTTGAAACAGACTACTTCGGAACTCCAGCATACTTGAGTCAGTCAGGTCAGCTTTATCTGGAAGCAGGTGCTATGGCTCTTGGTCGCGTCTTTGACTTTGGTCCTGTATTCCGTGCCGAAAAATCAAAAACCCGTCGTCATTTGACTGAGTTCTGGATGATGGATGCAGAGTACTCATACTTGACGCATGATGAGTCACTCGACTTGCAAGAAGCTTATGTTAAAGCCTTGATCCAAGGTGTTCTTGACCGTGCTCCTCAAGCTTTGGAAACCTTGGAACGTGATGTAGAACTTTTGAAACGCTATATTGCAGAGCCTTTCAAGCGTGTTAGCTATGATGAAGCGATTGACCTCTTGCAAGCGCATGAAAATGATGAAGATGCTGACTATGAGCATCTGGAACATGGAGATGACTTTGGTTCACCGCATGAAACATGGATTTCAAACCACTTTGGTGTACCAACCTTTGTCGTGAACTACCCAGCAGCTATCAAGGCTTTCTACATGAAGCCAGTTCCTGGAAATCCAGACCGTGTCCTCTGTGCAGACTTGCTTGCTCCAGAAGGCTACGGTGAAATCATCGGTGGTTCTATGCGTGAAGAAGATTACGATGCCCTCGTTGCTAAGATGAATGATCTTGGTATGGATACGACAGAATATGAATTCTACCTGGATCTTCGTAAGTATGGAACAGTTCCGCACGGTGGATTCGGTATCGGTATCGAGCGTATGGTAACCTTTGTAGCAGGGACTAAGCATATCCGTGAAGCCATTCCATTCCCACGTATGCTGCACCGTATTAAACCATAA
- a CDS encoding ABC transporter permease — translation MKKTKSMVIIGGFQGRNIFYDVKRKKVYSNKVNERVFPNLRWLVISFGILGNAFLIQVNNIKFESPIFKVIVLCATLILISLVCHFGFKDEYLGQNVEVFNPKLYEHVGWLNFLEEERNRLYILLITFSVSSFLTVFQMREYLNAPTMTNLIEVIAFYFIFYMVTAKSNFMKRMIAIKELMKQ, via the coding sequence ATGAAGAAAACGAAATCTATGGTTATCATAGGCGGCTTTCAAGGTCGAAACATCTTTTATGATGTGAAAAGAAAAAAAGTATATTCTAATAAAGTCAATGAGAGAGTTTTTCCTAATCTCAGGTGGTTAGTAATATCCTTTGGAATTCTAGGAAATGCTTTTCTCATTCAAGTAAACAATATAAAATTTGAATCCCCTATTTTCAAAGTAATTGTTTTGTGCGCGACTCTTATTCTTATATCTTTGGTCTGTCACTTTGGATTTAAAGATGAGTATTTAGGGCAAAACGTTGAAGTATTTAATCCCAAATTATATGAACATGTTGGTTGGTTGAATTTTTTAGAAGAAGAGAGAAACCGATTATACATTCTTCTTATTACATTTTCAGTGAGTTCTTTCTTAACTGTTTTTCAAATGAGAGAATATTTGAACGCTCCTACCATGACAAACTTAATAGAAGTTATTGCCTTTTATTTTATATTTTATATGGTAACAGCAAAAAGCAATTTTATGAAAAGAATGATAGCAATAAAGGAATTGATGAAACAATAA
- a CDS encoding ATP-binding protein — translation MGVKYSASESSQLMEAMSSNIQVANEVTDRLSQGCDHLIATLDSGELMGAAYTAGKGLFSEIIIPAIKKLQAAVDDIQTELNSYRTADAQVAEYGNLDLDQLKKTKELREQQLASVKKAIEAKESFLERMKSIATFNIVSHMQSLVILSSAESQIESQIKELEEKIEKLEFFVAQVSQYFSDSLEVLRLAIQGASQLSQVLVDSDGNYSVDGVDMSWAIKMKGQKIETYIPITKKEKFIQTIRQQYGFSRTESEILLNLYQKLEKEYGSKKANIEFFKIVASYSYGDKSYGAWQVVGGLYSPNGVNGINVGINYRMKSVLRKYGLKDDEIDTIQKAIQNQHNFTGLEKIEEGDTNDEIKGKLNLASEKAYGQVNYNKLDEKQKARVRELLSQFGGTIDYSHMAATISAHYTGNHFIENEDDLAGWQGDVAGTMGLPPSLGNDDYRSDLDAVNVYHKIKDGNSLVDVTNSYYDSVERTSGYRTYEFVQNIGEGDYTKGMKKLEETYKLYVSSHSSEQSSTFENFMNAIQHFQKDLDKPNPSIGE, via the coding sequence ATGGGAGTAAAGTACAGTGCGTCAGAGTCTTCACAGCTGATGGAGGCCATGTCTAGTAATATTCAAGTGGCCAATGAGGTGACAGACCGATTATCTCAGGGCTGTGACCACCTAATAGCTACCCTAGACTCAGGAGAACTCATGGGAGCAGCCTATACAGCAGGGAAAGGCCTCTTTTCAGAGATTATCATTCCTGCCATTAAGAAGCTACAGGCTGCAGTGGACGACATTCAAACGGAGTTAAATTCATATAGGACTGCTGATGCTCAGGTAGCTGAGTATGGAAACCTCGATCTAGATCAGCTGAAGAAGACAAAAGAATTGAGAGAGCAGCAGCTAGCCTCTGTCAAAAAGGCTATTGAAGCAAAAGAATCATTCTTAGAGCGCATGAAGTCTATTGCTACATTTAATATCGTTTCTCACATGCAGTCTCTGGTGATTCTTTCTAGTGCAGAATCGCAAATTGAATCACAAATCAAAGAATTGGAAGAGAAGATTGAAAAGTTGGAGTTCTTTGTCGCTCAAGTCTCCCAATATTTCAGCGATAGTCTAGAAGTTCTTCGTCTAGCTATCCAAGGAGCCAGCCAGCTAAGCCAAGTCCTGGTAGATAGTGATGGAAATTACTCAGTTGATGGTGTAGATATGAGCTGGGCTATTAAAATGAAGGGACAGAAGATTGAGACATACATACCAATAACTAAAAAAGAGAAATTTATTCAAACTATTAGACAACAGTATGGATTTAGTCGAACTGAATCAGAGATATTACTAAATTTATATCAAAAGCTAGAAAAGGAATATGGATCCAAGAAAGCAAATATAGAATTCTTTAAAATAGTTGCATCTTACTCTTATGGTGATAAATCTTATGGAGCTTGGCAAGTGGTCGGTGGATTATATAGCCCGAATGGGGTAAACGGTATAAATGTTGGTATTAATTATAGAATGAAATCTGTTTTGAGAAAATATGGCTTAAAAGATGATGAAATTGATACGATTCAGAAAGCTATTCAGAATCAGCATAATTTTACGGGATTGGAAAAGATTGAAGAGGGAGATACAAATGATGAGATAAAAGGGAAACTGAATTTAGCTTCTGAGAAAGCATATGGTCAAGTAAATTATAATAAATTAGACGAGAAGCAGAAAGCAAGAGTTAGAGAGTTACTGTCTCAATTTGGAGGAACCATAGACTATTCCCATATGGCTGCAACTATTTCTGCACATTATACAGGTAATCATTTTATTGAAAATGAAGACGATTTAGCGGGATGGCAAGGTGATGTAGCAGGTACTATGGGACTTCCGCCGAGTCTTGGTAATGATGACTATCGTTCAGATTTAGATGCTGTTAATGTTTATCACAAAATTAAGGATGGGAATAGCCTGGTTGATGTTACAAACTCATACTACGATAGCGTTGAGAGAACATCTGGCTATAGAACTTATGAATTTGTTCAAAATATTGGAGAAGGAGATTACACGAAAGGAATGAAGAAATTAGAAGAAACTTATAAATTATACGTTTCTTCTCATTCTAGTGAACAATCATCAACCTTCGAAAATTTCATGAATGCTATCCAACATTTCCAAAAGGATTTAGATAAACCCAATCCCTCTATTGGAGAGTAA
- a CDS encoding DUF5590 domain-containing protein, protein MKYKNRNKASFPIWQYLIGIFIVLSVLVFSFFAVLQVSMQPIQSAKEVSRRLAKEYADLEKVDSFAIYNGQESYYSLLGKTSKGIEKAVLIAKDSNEIRVYRLDQGVSQADAESIAKENGAGTIDKVTMGYFKDQPIWEVKSGGTYYLIGFESGQLVSKEGL, encoded by the coding sequence GTGAAATATAAAAATAGAAATAAAGCCAGTTTTCCAATTTGGCAGTACCTTATCGGTATTTTTATCGTTCTCAGTGTTCTTGTATTTTCATTTTTTGCAGTTTTGCAAGTATCTATGCAGCCGATACAGTCGGCTAAGGAAGTAAGCAGACGCTTGGCCAAGGAATACGCAGATCTTGAAAAAGTGGACTCTTTTGCTATCTACAATGGGCAGGAATCCTACTACAGTCTGCTTGGCAAGACAAGTAAGGGTATCGAAAAAGCTGTTTTGATTGCAAAAGATTCCAATGAGATTCGGGTCTATCGACTGGACCAAGGTGTCAGTCAGGCAGATGCGGAGAGCATTGCCAAGGAAAATGGAGCAGGAACTATTGATAAGGTGACCATGGGCTATTTTAAAGATCAGCCCATCTGGGAAGTCAAGTCGGGAGGCACCTACTACCTGATTGGTTTTGAAAGCGGACAGTTGGTCAGCAAGGAGGGACTATGA
- a CDS encoding DUF4176 domain-containing protein, protein MTELLPIGSVVQLKNGQVKIMIINRYPLYDNKGEIGYLDYSGCVYPFGMTDNQACFFNQEDIEKIWFEGYIDDSEEKMLAKIEEKLSQIPYPKYSLADL, encoded by the coding sequence ATGACTGAGCTACTACCGATAGGGAGTGTTGTCCAACTTAAAAATGGACAAGTGAAAATTATGATTATTAACCGTTATCCTCTTTATGATAATAAAGGTGAAATTGGTTATTTAGACTATTCCGGCTGTGTATATCCTTTTGGTATGACGGATAATCAAGCTTGCTTTTTTAACCAAGAAGATATTGAAAAAATTTGGTTTGAGGGGTATATAGATGACTCAGAAGAGAAAATGCTAGCAAAAATAGAAGAAAAATTATCTCAAATTCCTTATCCTAAATATTCTTTAGCTGATTTATAA
- a CDS encoding pyridoxal phosphate-dependent aminotransferase, with product MKLSNRVLKMEESVTLATAARAKALKAQGRDILSLTLGEPDFPTPKNIRDAAVAAIEDGRASFYTVTSGLPELKEAVVEYFANYYGYTIQPNQVTVATGAKFSLYTFFMSVLNPGDEAIIPTPYWVSYGDQIKMAEGIPVFVQTTEENNFKVTVEQLEAARTDKTKVLVLNSPSNPTGMIYTADELRAIGNWAVEHDILILADDIYGRLVYNGNKFTPISSLSEEIRKQTVVINGVSKSYSMTGWRIGYAVGEPEIIAAMSKIAGQTTSNPTAAAQYAAIEALTGSQETVETMRQAFEERLNTIYPLLAQVPGFEVVKPQGAFYLFPNVKKAMEMKGYTDVTEFTTAILEEVGVALVTGAGFGAPENVRLSYATDLDTLKEAVQRLQQFMESK from the coding sequence ATGAAATTATCAAATCGTGTCTTAAAAATGGAAGAAAGCGTGACCTTGGCAACAGCAGCGCGTGCTAAGGCTTTGAAAGCGCAGGGGCGGGATATTCTGTCTCTGACTCTGGGAGAGCCGGATTTTCCGACGCCTAAGAATATCCGAGATGCGGCTGTAGCAGCTATTGAGGATGGGCGTGCTAGCTTTTATACAGTGACTAGCGGTCTGCCAGAGCTAAAAGAAGCAGTGGTAGAGTATTTTGCTAACTATTATGGCTACACAATCCAGCCGAATCAAGTGACGGTGGCAACCGGAGCTAAGTTCTCCCTCTACACCTTCTTTATGAGTGTGCTCAACCCAGGTGATGAAGCTATCATTCCGACGCCTTATTGGGTAAGCTACGGCGACCAAATTAAGATGGCCGAGGGGATTCCTGTTTTTGTTCAAACCACTGAGGAAAATAATTTCAAGGTTACGGTGGAACAGTTGGAAGCTGCTCGGACTGATAAGACCAAGGTCTTGGTTTTGAACTCGCCGTCCAATCCGACTGGTATGATTTATACAGCGGATGAGCTAAGGGCGATTGGAAACTGGGCTGTGGAGCATGATATTCTGATTTTGGCAGATGACATCTATGGACGTCTGGTTTATAACGGTAATAAATTTACACCAATTTCCAGTCTGTCCGAGGAGATTCGCAAGCAGACGGTGGTCATCAATGGTGTCTCTAAGAGCTACTCCATGACAGGCTGGCGGATTGGCTATGCAGTTGGTGAGCCGGAGATTATTGCGGCCATGAGTAAGATTGCAGGTCAGACGACTTCTAACCCGACAGCAGCGGCTCAATATGCAGCAATCGAGGCCTTGACTGGCAGTCAGGAAACGGTTGAAACCATGCGCCAGGCCTTTGAAGAACGTCTTAATACCATCTATCCACTCTTGGCTCAGGTGCCAGGATTTGAAGTGGTCAAGCCGCAAGGGGCCTTCTATCTCTTTCCAAATGTCAAGAAAGCCATGGAAATGAAAGGCTACACAGATGTGACCGAGTTTACGACAGCAATTTTAGAAGAAGTTGGCGTGGCTCTGGTGACTGGAGCAGGATTCGGTGCTCCAGAAAATGTCCGTCTTAGCTATGCGACAGATTTGGACACGCTCAAAGAAGCCGTTCAGCGCTTGCAGCAATTTATGGAGAGTAAATAA
- a CDS encoding MarR family winged helix-turn-helix transcriptional regulator: MKITDDLSKETLLDLKTMIVFHKAARTIRAIEAQIFKKHDLTPTQFSVLETLYSKGELRIQDLIDRILATSGNMTVVIKNMERDGWIVRTCDPNDRRAFLIGLTEQGRAKIETALPDHIKNIQQALSILEEDDKQDLIRILKNFKKMS; encoded by the coding sequence ATGAAGATTACAGACGATTTAAGCAAAGAAACTCTGCTTGATTTGAAAACCATGATTGTCTTTCATAAGGCAGCAAGAACCATCCGTGCCATTGAAGCCCAGATTTTTAAAAAGCATGATTTGACTCCTACTCAGTTTTCCGTCTTAGAAACCTTGTACAGCAAAGGAGAACTGCGTATTCAGGATCTGATTGACCGCATATTGGCTACTTCTGGCAACATGACTGTCGTCATCAAAAATATGGAACGCGACGGCTGGATTGTCCGCACCTGCGACCCAAATGACCGCCGGGCTTTTTTGATTGGTCTGACGGAACAAGGCAGAGCTAAAATTGAAACTGCCCTGCCTGATCATATCAAAAATATCCAGCAAGCTCTGTCCATTCTCGAAGAAGACGATAAACAAGATTTGATTCGCATTCTAAAAAATTTCAAAAAAATGAGCTAA
- a CDS encoding MFS transporter, protein MFKRSYRKNIGLMAGVEFFAFLGITSFWILFLSQNGMSLWQIGLLESIFHATSVICEIPSGMLADRFSYKTNLYLSRIAGIVSSVLMLAGQGNFWVYALAMVISAWSYNFDSGTSAAMVYDSSVEAGLKERYLSISSFMSGVAEATRSLGTVWAGFFVHGQLHLTYYIMIGTSVIVLFLTWMLKEPSVKAEKAERLTMKKIIWAVKEELQRNPSLFIWMILSQIIGTLMCMFYFYYQNQLPDLKDWQISVVMLIGSALNILAVYLASVIGKRYSALKLFPSVVLLTGASYLLSYFGTPIIYIVIYLISNALYALFQPIFDNDLQKQLPSEVRATMLSVYSMMFSLSMIVIFPVTGWLIDYFGFDWTFIALGGFLFAVTPFLYMSLKKISQNLQEV, encoded by the coding sequence ATGTTTAAAAGAAGTTATCGGAAAAATATCGGTCTTATGGCCGGTGTAGAATTTTTTGCCTTTCTAGGCATTACTAGTTTTTGGATTTTATTTCTAAGTCAAAATGGCATGTCCCTTTGGCAGATTGGGCTTTTGGAAAGTATTTTTCATGCGACCAGTGTCATCTGTGAAATTCCTTCTGGGATGTTGGCGGATCGCTTTTCCTACAAGACCAATCTGTATCTGAGCCGGATAGCCGGGATTGTGTCTTCTGTTCTCATGTTGGCCGGGCAGGGGAACTTTTGGGTTTATGCACTGGCTATGGTGATTAGTGCTTGGTCCTATAACTTTGATTCGGGGACAAGTGCGGCCATGGTTTATGATTCTTCTGTAGAGGCTGGACTCAAGGAACGTTACCTGTCCATCTCCAGCTTTATGTCTGGAGTGGCTGAAGCGACCCGGTCTTTGGGAACAGTCTGGGCTGGATTTTTTGTCCATGGACAATTGCATCTGACCTACTATATCATGATTGGCACCTCTGTCATCGTTCTGTTCTTGACCTGGATGCTAAAAGAACCTAGTGTCAAAGCAGAGAAAGCGGAACGTCTGACTATGAAAAAGATTATCTGGGCTGTCAAAGAGGAGTTGCAGAGAAATCCTAGCCTTTTTATCTGGATGATTCTGTCCCAAATCATCGGAACGCTGATGTGTATGTTTTATTTTTATTATCAAAATCAATTGCCGGACTTAAAAGATTGGCAGATTTCAGTAGTTATGCTAATTGGCAGTGCTTTGAATATCTTAGCGGTCTATCTGGCGAGTGTGATTGGAAAGAGATATTCTGCCCTAAAACTTTTCCCTTCAGTGGTACTTTTAACTGGAGCAAGCTACCTGCTGTCCTATTTTGGCACGCCAATCATCTATATTGTGATTTATCTAATCAGCAACGCCTTGTATGCACTCTTTCAGCCGATTTTTGACAACGATTTGCAAAAGCAGCTGCCAAGTGAAGTACGGGCGACCATGCTCAGTGTTTATTCTATGATGTTCAGCTTGAGCATGATTGTCATTTTCCCTGTGACAGGCTGGTTGATTGATTACTTTGGCTTTGACTGGACTTTTATAGCTTTAGGCGGCTTCTTATTTGCTGTAACGCCATTTTTGTATATGAGTCTAAAGAAAATAAGCCAGAACTTACAAGAAGTCTAA
- a CDS encoding VOC family protein, producing the protein MIDHFEIKVRNLQISKDFYTSFLSPLGYKLAFRSSSLLSFVAPNSPHPGGDFWLGEGEQSPIHFAFLAENHEQVQACYEAGLKAGGKDNGAPNYRGNLSSYYAAFVLDPDGNNVEAVCHKE; encoded by the coding sequence ATGATTGATCATTTTGAGATAAAGGTCAGGAATCTACAAATTTCAAAAGACTTTTATACAAGTTTTCTTTCTCCTCTAGGCTACAAATTGGCTTTTAGAAGTAGTTCTCTACTCAGTTTTGTTGCTCCCAACAGCCCACATCCTGGTGGAGATTTTTGGTTGGGGGAGGGAGAGCAGTCTCCGATTCACTTTGCTTTTTTGGCAGAAAACCATGAGCAGGTTCAAGCTTGTTATGAGGCTGGTTTAAAGGCAGGGGGAAAAGACAACGGTGCGCCAAATTATCGGGGGAACCTTTCATCATATTATGCAGCCTTTGTCTTGGATCCAGATGGTAATAATGTCGAGGCAGTCTGTCATAAAGAATAA
- a CDS encoding ABC transporter ATP-binding protein, producing MKDLLKYFKGYIRESLLGPLFKLLEASFELLVPVLIAGIVDETIPRHDSSHLYWMVFLLMGLAALGVVVAVVAQYYSSKAAVGFTRQMTSDLYQKILRLPKASRDELTTSSLVTRLTSDTYQIQTGINQFLRLFLRAPIIVFGSIIMAFTISPVITLWFLLMVAILTAIIVFMSRLMNPLYAKIRQLTDQLVNLTREQLQGMRVIRAFGQTQREVQTFRNRNELYKTWQIRTGALASLISPLTFLTVNGTLIAVIWQGNTFIGKGLLTQGMLVALVNYLLQILVELLKLAMLVNSLNQSYISAGRISQVFEQAEEDVLQELVQETALPNQAIKVQQVSFSYPNAASPALTGLTFDLKSGQTLGVIGGTGSGKSTLVQLLAHLYPVAAGQLTIFSQGRSPKNLREWRSWISLVPQKAELFQGTVRSNLTLGLSIKPTDEDLWQALEIAQAADFVSQKEGGLDATVEAFGRNFSGGQRQRLTIARAVLRRGPFLILDDATSALDYLTEARLLQAIKNELTETSLVLISQRTNSLRSADQILVLDKGEQVALGRHEELLVSSAIYREIHNSQHSQGEEGKHEA from the coding sequence ATGAAAGATTTATTGAAATATTTCAAGGGCTATATCAGAGAGTCTTTGCTGGGGCCCTTGTTCAAGCTCTTGGAGGCCAGTTTTGAACTCTTGGTTCCGGTTTTGATTGCGGGGATTGTGGACGAGACAATTCCTAGACACGACAGCTCCCATCTCTACTGGATGGTTTTTCTTTTGATGGGCTTGGCTGCGCTGGGCGTGGTGGTAGCAGTGGTAGCCCAGTATTATTCGTCAAAGGCGGCAGTGGGCTTTACTCGCCAGATGACAAGCGACCTCTATCAAAAAATCCTGCGCTTGCCCAAGGCTAGTCGGGATGAGTTGACAACTTCTAGCTTGGTGACTCGGCTGACGAGCGACACCTATCAGATTCAGACGGGCATCAATCAATTTCTTCGTCTCTTTCTGCGGGCGCCCATCATCGTTTTTGGATCTATTATTATGGCCTTTACTATCAGTCCGGTCATTACCTTGTGGTTCTTGCTCATGGTAGCAATTTTAACGGCTATTATCGTTTTCATGTCTCGTCTTATGAATCCTCTCTACGCTAAGATTCGCCAACTGACAGATCAGCTGGTCAATTTGACTCGTGAGCAGCTGCAGGGTATGCGGGTTATAAGAGCTTTCGGTCAGACCCAGCGTGAGGTTCAGACCTTTCGCAATCGCAACGAGCTCTATAAAACTTGGCAAATCAGGACGGGAGCTCTGGCTAGTCTGATTAGTCCTCTGACCTTTCTTACGGTCAATGGTACTCTGATTGCTGTCATTTGGCAGGGGAATACCTTTATCGGCAAGGGCTTGCTGACCCAGGGGATGCTAGTGGCTTTGGTCAATTATTTATTGCAGATTTTGGTGGAATTGCTCAAGCTGGCTATGCTGGTCAACTCGCTCAATCAAAGCTATATCAGTGCAGGTCGTATCAGTCAGGTCTTCGAGCAAGCAGAAGAAGATGTCCTGCAGGAATTAGTGCAGGAAACAGCTCTGCCAAATCAAGCCATTAAAGTCCAGCAGGTTAGTTTTTCTTATCCAAATGCAGCTAGTCCAGCCTTGACTGGTCTGACTTTTGATTTGAAAAGCGGTCAGACTTTGGGGGTTATTGGTGGGACAGGTTCAGGTAAGTCTACTCTGGTTCAGCTGCTGGCTCATCTTTATCCTGTGGCTGCTGGTCAGTTGACCATCTTTTCCCAAGGACGCAGTCCTAAAAATCTCAGAGAATGGCGGTCTTGGATTAGTCTGGTGCCTCAGAAGGCGGAGCTTTTCCAAGGAACTGTTCGCTCCAATCTGACTTTAGGATTGTCAATCAAGCCAACAGACGAAGATTTGTGGCAGGCTTTAGAGATTGCTCAGGCGGCAGACTTTGTCTCTCAGAAGGAAGGTGGCTTGGATGCGACTGTAGAGGCCTTTGGTCGGAATTTTTCTGGCGGTCAGCGTCAGCGTTTAACTATTGCAAGAGCTGTCTTGCGGAGGGGGCCTTTCTTGATTTTAGATGATGCAACCTCGGCTCTGGACTATCTGACAGAGGCTAGACTCTTGCAGGCTATTAAGAATGAATTGACAGAGACCAGTCTGGTCTTGATCTCTCAGCGAACCAATAGCTTGCGCTCGGCGGATCAAATTTTAGTCCTAGATAAGGGAGAACAGGTGGCCCTTGGTCGCCATGAGGAACTTCTGGTCAGCTCTGCCATTTACCGAGAAATCCATAACTCCCAGCATAGTCAAGGAGAGGAGGGCAAGCATGAAGCATAA
- a CDS encoding NADPH-dependent FMN reductase yields MSKVLFIVGSLRQGSFNHQLAEQAEKALAGKAEVSYLDYKDVPFFNQDIESPAPAAVAKVREEILAADAIWIFSPVYNWAIPGVVKNLLDWASRALDLSDPTGPSALNAKVVTVSSVANGTSPDEVFKHYRSLLPFIRMNVVEPFTGVGINPEAWGTGQLTVAEDKLAELSAQADALLAALN; encoded by the coding sequence ATGTCTAAAGTATTATTCATCGTCGGCTCGCTTCGTCAAGGTTCTTTCAACCACCAATTGGCTGAGCAAGCTGAAAAAGCTTTGGCTGGTAAGGCAGAAGTTTCATATCTTGATTACAAAGATGTACCATTCTTCAACCAAGACATCGAAAGTCCTGCTCCAGCTGCTGTCGCTAAGGTTCGTGAAGAAATTTTGGCCGCTGATGCCATCTGGATTTTCTCACCTGTCTACAACTGGGCTATTCCAGGAGTAGTGAAAAACCTCTTGGACTGGGCTTCACGCGCTCTGGATCTGTCAGACCCAACTGGCCCATCTGCTCTGAATGCTAAGGTTGTTACTGTTTCATCTGTAGCTAACGGCACATCACCAGATGAAGTATTCAAGCACTACCGTAGCCTGTTGCCTTTCATCCGTATGAATGTGGTAGAACCATTCACAGGTGTTGGCATCAACCCAGAAGCATGGGGAACTGGACAACTGACTGTCGCAGAAGACAAACTTGCTGAACTCTCAGCACAGGCTGATGCTCTTTTAGCAGCCCTTAACTAA